The Niastella koreensis GR20-10 genome includes a window with the following:
- a CDS encoding purple acid phosphatase family protein has protein sequence MKTKLIAGMALAGLLAPFISSAQRKIDVQAHLIRGPYLQVASSTSIVIRWRTDALQRSVVNYSADDKKLTGLASDPMLTFEHKVTITGLTPRTKYYYAIGGGAGDTLQKGTDNYFVTLPPPGEEGSYRIGVFGDCGNNSVNQRSVRDQVIKYLDNKPMDAWILLGDNAYFSGQDPEFQEKFFNIYKDNLLKHYPVFPAPGNHDYNDFDQYKATAQSTHDIAYYQNFSMPTNGECGGVASGSQAYYSFDIGNVHFLSIDSYGKEDKETRLYDTLGAQVQWIKKDLDAFHNTKRGWVVAYWHHPPYTMGSHNSDQETELVKIRENFIRILERYGVDLIICGHSHLYERSRLMNGHYGMEATFNAARHNLSSSTALYDGSANSCPYIKDSANRGTVYVVTGSAGAMGARQATYPHDAFYYSYNELGGASMLEVNENRLVLKWICSDGLIRDHFVMMKDVNKNEIITIKKGETATLKASFIGTYKWNKGTATTRTITVKPTAVKTVYEVVDPYTCLKDKFEVRVSK, from the coding sequence TTGAAAACGAAATTAATTGCCGGGATGGCTTTGGCCGGGTTGCTGGCGCCCTTCATCAGCAGCGCACAAAGAAAGATCGACGTGCAGGCGCATTTGATCCGCGGGCCCTATTTACAGGTGGCCAGCAGTACCAGTATTGTTATCCGCTGGCGTACCGATGCCTTACAAAGAAGCGTGGTGAACTATAGCGCCGATGATAAAAAATTGACCGGGCTGGCCTCGGACCCAATGCTCACTTTTGAGCACAAGGTTACCATCACTGGTCTTACTCCCCGTACCAAATACTATTATGCCATTGGAGGGGGCGCAGGTGATACGTTGCAAAAAGGAACCGACAATTATTTTGTTACCCTGCCGCCTCCCGGTGAAGAAGGCAGTTACCGCATCGGCGTGTTTGGCGATTGCGGCAACAACTCCGTTAACCAGCGCTCGGTACGCGACCAGGTGATAAAGTACCTGGATAATAAACCGATGGATGCCTGGATCCTGCTGGGTGATAATGCTTATTTTTCCGGCCAGGACCCCGAGTTCCAGGAGAAATTCTTCAATATTTATAAAGATAACCTGCTGAAGCATTATCCTGTGTTTCCCGCACCCGGTAACCACGACTACAATGATTTTGATCAGTATAAAGCAACGGCGCAATCAACCCATGATATTGCCTATTACCAGAACTTCTCCATGCCCACCAATGGGGAGTGTGGGGGCGTAGCTTCCGGCAGCCAGGCCTATTATTCATTTGATATCGGCAATGTGCACTTCCTGTCTATTGACTCCTACGGAAAGGAAGATAAAGAAACCCGCCTGTACGATACCCTGGGCGCCCAGGTGCAATGGATAAAAAAAGACCTCGACGCCTTTCACAATACCAAAAGAGGTTGGGTTGTGGCGTACTGGCACCATCCGCCGTATACCATGGGCTCGCATAACAGCGACCAGGAGACAGAACTGGTAAAAATAAGAGAGAACTTCATTCGCATTCTCGAGCGCTATGGGGTTGACCTCATCATTTGCGGACACAGTCATTTGTACGAAAGATCGCGATTGATGAACGGGCATTATGGAATGGAAGCCACTTTCAATGCAGCCCGGCATAACCTGAGCTCTTCCACTGCATTGTATGATGGCAGCGCCAATTCCTGTCCGTATATAAAAGATTCGGCCAACCGGGGAACAGTGTATGTGGTAACCGGTTCAGCCGGCGCCATGGGTGCCCGGCAGGCTACCTATCCGCACGATGCCTTTTATTATTCATACAACGAACTCGGCGGCGCCTCCATGCTTGAAGTAAATGAGAACCGCCTGGTGTTGAAATGGATCTGCTCCGACGGCCTGATCAGGGACCACTTTGTAATGATGAAAGACGTAAACAAGAACGAGATCATCACCATCAAAAAAGGCGAAACCGCCACCCTGAAAGCTTCTTTTATTGGTACCTACAAATGGAACAAAGGCACAGCCACTACCAGGACAATTACGGTAAAACCCACTGCTGTTAAAACTGTGTATGAGGTGGTTGATCCTTATACTTGCTTGAAAGATAAATTTGAAGTACGCGTTTCGAAGTAG
- a CDS encoding cytochrome c peroxidase → MKISAGMIVWSFCLAMAAGFTRSKPDIGVPVALAYFKTNAEVFASATGELQQSIDKLDDDPASVIKARLALKNTRLQYKKIAFFLEYFFKSAALIYNSAPKYEIEEPYMEYREPTGFQVIESLLYEAHPATKKLELLQQADVVTSSAKDLNALLYGFTANDKQLLESIQLELVRVITLSITGFDAPLLKTGIAESEMSLRALQTVLQPFREKATKTGVEVANYLSGGIAWLHQHPDFDSFDRLHFLTNYALPLQRSLQVFIKELQLQLNTTHVLNYEAGDLFNPAFLNLIAFLGADSSAQWQIGLGRRLFFDPGLSGNNKISCATCHQPEKHFTDGLTTSNAFDGHSHVPRNAPSLFYSAFQYRQFWDGKAESLQSQVKTVLFNVQEMNADSLALVKHLQQDTTYSKLMGAASPIDQIARCIAAYVRSLNPRSSRFDDYIQGKGPALSEDEIKGFNLFMGQAQCGTCHFAPLFNGLTPPLYDRTEFEVPGITRTDDLLHPVADTDMGRYPLFPMDYYKQAFKTPTVRNTAATAPYMHNGAFKTLEAVIEFYNQGGAAGLKLPIPNQTLSPLPLHLTPNEAASIVSFIHTLDDAEPTGLFIKKSNQ, encoded by the coding sequence TTGAAAATATCCGCCGGAATGATCGTTTGGAGCTTCTGCCTGGCAATGGCGGCCGGCTTTACGCGGTCAAAGCCCGATATTGGGGTGCCAGTTGCATTGGCGTATTTCAAAACCAATGCGGAGGTCTTTGCCTCGGCTACCGGTGAGCTGCAGCAGTCGATTGATAAGCTGGATGATGATCCTGCTTCTGTTATAAAAGCCCGCCTGGCATTAAAGAACACCCGCTTACAGTATAAAAAGATCGCCTTCTTCCTGGAATATTTCTTCAAAAGCGCCGCGCTTATTTATAACAGCGCCCCGAAGTATGAGATAGAAGAACCCTACATGGAGTACCGGGAACCAACCGGATTCCAGGTGATAGAAAGCCTGTTGTATGAGGCGCATCCTGCCACTAAAAAGTTGGAATTATTACAACAGGCCGATGTGGTTACCTCCTCCGCAAAAGACCTCAATGCTTTGTTATACGGCTTTACCGCTAATGACAAACAATTGCTGGAAAGCATACAACTGGAATTGGTACGGGTAATTACTTTAAGCATAACCGGGTTTGATGCCCCCTTGCTAAAGACAGGCATTGCCGAGTCGGAAATGTCGCTCCGCGCCCTGCAAACGGTATTACAGCCTTTCCGGGAGAAGGCAACCAAAACAGGGGTGGAGGTGGCTAATTACCTGTCAGGCGGCATTGCCTGGTTGCACCAGCATCCTGATTTTGACAGCTTCGACCGTCTTCATTTTCTAACCAACTATGCGCTGCCGTTGCAACGGTCGTTGCAGGTATTCATAAAGGAATTGCAATTACAACTGAATACAACCCATGTATTGAATTATGAAGCAGGTGATTTGTTCAATCCGGCCTTCCTCAACTTAATCGCTTTTCTTGGGGCCGATAGCAGCGCGCAATGGCAGATAGGTCTGGGCCGCCGCTTGTTTTTCGATCCCGGCCTATCTGGCAATAATAAGATCAGTTGCGCTACCTGTCACCAGCCCGAAAAACATTTCACCGATGGACTAACCACCAGTAATGCATTTGATGGCCATTCGCACGTACCACGCAATGCGCCATCGTTATTCTATTCCGCATTTCAGTACCGGCAGTTCTGGGATGGAAAAGCTGAAAGCCTGCAAAGCCAGGTGAAAACGGTGCTGTTCAATGTACAGGAAATGAATGCCGATTCACTCGCTTTGGTGAAACACCTGCAGCAGGATACCACCTACAGCAAACTGATGGGCGCTGCATCGCCCATCGATCAAATAGCCCGATGCATAGCCGCATATGTGCGCAGTTTGAATCCCCGCAGTTCCCGGTTTGATGATTACATCCAGGGAAAAGGACCTGCATTGAGTGAAGATGAAATAAAAGGGTTCAACCTGTTTATGGGCCAGGCGCAATGCGGTACCTGTCATTTTGCGCCGCTGTTCAATGGGTTAACGCCGCCCTTATACGATCGTACGGAATTTGAAGTGCCGGGCATTACGCGTACCGATGATCTGTTGCATCCTGTAGCAGATACCGACATGGGCCGGTATCCGCTGTTTCCCATGGACTACTATAAACAGGCCTTCAAAACGCCTACGGTGCGCAATACGGCTGCCACGGCGCCCTATATGCACAATGGCGCTTTCAAAACCCTGGAAGCCGTAATTGAATTTTATAACCAGGGTGGGGCAGCGGGGTTAAAACTGCCCATCCCCAACCAAACCTTATCTCCACTTCCATTACACCTTACGCCCAACGAAGCTGCCAGTATTGTAAGCTTTATCCATACGCTGGATGATGCGGAACCAACAGGATTGTTCATCAAAAAATCAAATCAGTAA
- a CDS encoding sensor histidine kinase, with translation MFIFFAHWATWLLVYAITFLPMALNAPWIGWAFFCESFLVIATVNFLLFYLAAFYLMQKIEIKRTRGAWLSISCLVLPVLLTYLKFRISVYFMGHVLADKTVQLPASYREQWQEATQGTRGLFSAPFKTYFQTNIYFSFSIVVIAIAYRSAVAWYLQEKNRRELENQKLRAELSFLVMQVNPHFLFNALNNIYSLLVLENSKLAGNSILKLSELLRYMLYEKADENNKVALEREIRHINSYIDLEKMRRSERVYFNFSIEGDVCTKRVAPLLLFPLVENSFKHGVLTDPGKPVILQLNVTDEQLYFSLENYKNSHLKDTVGGIGIQNVKKRLELIYGSHFTFHETQNEEVYKVKLQLPL, from the coding sequence TTGTTTATATTTTTTGCTCATTGGGCAACCTGGTTGCTTGTATATGCGATCACCTTTCTTCCCATGGCATTGAATGCACCGTGGATCGGCTGGGCCTTTTTTTGTGAAAGCTTCCTGGTAATAGCCACTGTTAACTTCCTGCTGTTTTACCTGGCGGCTTTTTACCTGATGCAAAAGATTGAAATTAAAAGAACCAGGGGGGCCTGGTTAAGTATCAGCTGTCTTGTATTGCCCGTGTTATTAACTTACCTTAAATTCAGGATCTCGGTTTATTTTATGGGGCATGTGCTGGCCGATAAAACTGTACAACTGCCTGCTTCCTACCGGGAGCAATGGCAGGAAGCAACACAGGGAACCCGGGGCTTATTCAGCGCCCCCTTTAAAACCTATTTTCAAACGAACATCTATTTTTCGTTTTCCATTGTTGTAATAGCCATTGCCTATCGCTCGGCCGTTGCCTGGTACCTGCAGGAAAAGAACCGGCGCGAACTGGAGAACCAGAAATTACGGGCCGAACTTTCGTTCCTTGTAATGCAGGTAAACCCCCATTTCCTCTTCAATGCACTGAACAATATTTATTCCTTGCTGGTACTGGAAAACAGTAAACTGGCAGGGAACAGCATTCTTAAACTCTCGGAACTGCTGCGGTATATGTTGTATGAAAAAGCGGATGAGAACAATAAAGTGGCGCTTGAAAGAGAGATCCGGCATATCAACAGCTATATCGACCTGGAAAAAATGCGCCGTTCCGAACGGGTGTATTTCAACTTCTCCATTGAAGGTGATGTTTGCACCAAACGGGTAGCTCCCCTTCTGCTGTTCCCATTGGTAGAAAATTCTTTCAAACATGGGGTGCTTACCGACCCCGGCAAACCGGTGATTTTACAGTTAAACGTAACAGATGAGCAATTGTATTTTTCCCTGGAAAACTACAAGAACAGTCATCTGAAAGACACAGTGGGCGGCATTGGCATTCAGAATGTAAAAAAACGCCTGGAGCTTATCTATGGCAGCCATTTTACTTTCCATGAAACTCAAAACGAGGAGGTGTATAAAGTAAAATTACAATTACCTTTATGA
- a CDS encoding LytR/AlgR family response regulator transcription factor, translating to MSSMFTCMVIDDEPLAIQLLANHIGKLPFLELTNEFNDPMEALLSFSNHPVDLIFLDIQMPQLNGIQFMKLLQNRSRVIITSAYQKYAIEGFEHDVVDYLLKPIRFERFYKAVEKAYKLKNPDQQPEPPKELQPATGGYIFVKVETRMVRIELDDILFVEGLKNYVSINTKTQKFISLQTMKQLEETLPHNRFVRVHKSFIIALDKISSIERQEITIQDRIVPIGLTFQEQFFKLLDAL from the coding sequence ATGTCTTCTATGTTCACCTGCATGGTCATTGACGATGAGCCGCTGGCCATCCAATTGCTGGCAAACCATATCGGCAAACTGCCTTTTCTGGAACTTACCAACGAGTTCAATGATCCCATGGAGGCGTTGCTCAGTTTCAGCAACCATCCCGTTGATCTTATTTTCCTGGATATCCAAATGCCCCAGTTGAATGGCATTCAGTTTATGAAGCTGTTACAGAACCGGTCCCGGGTAATTATCACGTCTGCCTACCAGAAATACGCCATAGAAGGGTTTGAACACGATGTGGTGGATTATTTATTGAAACCCATCCGGTTTGAACGGTTTTACAAAGCGGTTGAAAAGGCTTATAAACTAAAAAATCCCGACCAGCAACCGGAGCCGCCAAAAGAATTACAACCTGCTACCGGTGGGTATATTTTTGTAAAAGTGGAAACGAGAATGGTAAGGATAGAACTGGATGATATTTTGTTTGTTGAGGGGTTGAAAAACTATGTATCCATCAATACAAAAACCCAAAAGTTCATTTCCCTGCAAACAATGAAACAACTGGAAGAAACTTTACCGCATAACCGTTTTGTACGGGTACACAAAAGCTTCATCATTGCGCTCGACAAGATCAGCTCCATCGAGCGCCAGGAAATAACTATCCAGGATCGCATTGTGCCCATTGGCCTTACTTTCCAGGAACAATTTTTCAAATTGCTGGATGCGCTGTAA
- a CDS encoding sensor histidine kinase, whose product MTPLLFNRRPFPVLLAHWAAWIIIYSLSYLPTALNAPRINWTLFYQQYLGLSSVNFFLFYVVAFYLLRGLGMQKTRWIWLAISCIVLVILFTYLKFRLYTYFTGQALYNNINAPEFLKQRWHKETTKPLGIFSYHFRSYFQANLFYSFSIVVVAIAYRSVIAWYLQEKSRRELENQKLKAELAFLESQINPHFLFNALNNIYALSVQENSKLTGNSLLKLSDLLRYMLYEKEEAGDLVPLDKEILHINNYIDLEKIRHRGPIHIDFSIQGEINGKMVVPLLIFPLIENACKHGILTDAKSPVTILLNVTEDRLEFSLANYCNNYQKDKAGGIGVQNVKKRLELIYGAQHSFQEIKTGNRYTVNLNIPL is encoded by the coding sequence TTGACGCCGCTGCTTTTTAATCGAAGGCCATTCCCTGTTTTGCTTGCTCACTGGGCGGCCTGGATCATTATATATTCGCTTAGCTATCTTCCCACTGCCTTAAATGCCCCCAGGATCAACTGGACCCTTTTTTACCAGCAATATCTGGGGTTGAGTTCTGTTAACTTCTTTTTATTTTACGTGGTAGCTTTTTACCTGTTGCGCGGGCTGGGCATGCAAAAAACCAGGTGGATCTGGTTGGCTATAAGCTGTATTGTATTGGTAATCTTGTTTACTTATTTGAAATTCCGGCTCTATACTTATTTCACCGGGCAGGCGCTCTATAACAATATAAATGCCCCTGAATTCCTGAAGCAGCGTTGGCATAAAGAAACAACCAAGCCCCTGGGGATCTTCAGCTACCACTTCAGAAGCTATTTTCAGGCGAATCTGTTCTATTCATTTTCGATTGTGGTGGTTGCCATAGCTTACCGCTCCGTTATTGCCTGGTACCTCCAGGAAAAAAGCAGGCGGGAACTGGAGAACCAGAAATTGAAGGCAGAACTGGCCTTCCTGGAAAGCCAGATCAACCCACATTTCCTGTTCAATGCCCTGAATAATATTTATGCCTTATCGGTGCAGGAAAACAGCAAATTGACTGGCAACAGTTTGTTGAAGCTGTCGGACCTGTTGCGGTATATGCTGTACGAAAAAGAGGAAGCGGGCGACCTGGTACCGCTCGATAAAGAGATCCTGCACATCAATAATTACATTGACCTGGAGAAGATCCGTCACCGGGGCCCCATTCATATTGATTTCTCCATACAAGGTGAGATAAATGGTAAAATGGTAGTGCCCCTGCTGATCTTTCCATTGATAGAGAACGCCTGCAAACATGGCATTCTTACTGACGCTAAAAGCCCGGTTACCATACTCCTGAACGTAACTGAAGACCGCCTGGAATTTTCACTGGCCAATTATTGCAATAATTACCAAAAGGACAAAGCGGGTGGTATTGGGGTGCAGAATGTAAAAAAACGACTGGAGTTGATCTATGGCGCACAACATAGCTTTCAGGAAATAAAAACCGGGAACAGGTATACTGTAAATTTAAACATACCATTATAA
- a CDS encoding TonB-dependent receptor plug domain-containing protein, which translates to MKTAFITYAFLGVWLLWPAILFAQQQDSVKTLEKVTVGSQKKKQTFTAITPAQSLSRQTLQQINAPTVGDAARFFSGVLVKDYGGVGGLKTVSVRSLGAEHTGITYDGIPVSDAQTGQIDLSKYSVTFVQSIDLQQANAQTMLQPARAYASAAMLSINTLSFSTEALQHNRWQAGLKAGSFGLWQPAAGMNLVLPKHMAIGVNAEGIVSKGNYPYYLDNGTSSTHAKRQNTDVKSFQGEVNLLKQFADSATWQVKLSGYNSSRGLPGTVVFYNDRSAQHLWNEDYYLQSRYRKYFNHNKTGLLVSAKATRSYTRYIDPDYLNNTNGLDNRFTQYEYYASAALSQLIGERLTASASSDAAYMKLNSNMADFVYPTRKSFWNNVALNYARPLWQLNGSALLTTINDQVKSGKAAGTINKLTPSFAFNGKVSAQSPFMLRLFYKHVFRMPTFNDLYYRIIGNVSLRPEYARQYNAGIVYASPVKGVVKHLSISVDAYYNSIKDKIVAIPGKYLFGWTMLNLGRVSIKGVDVSTEADGAFSEQVSWFTRMSYTFQHALDVTDPASATWKNRIPYTPDHSGSALASVSYRKWTAGYSLLFSGLRYVLGENNAYNQVEGWGVHDVFVTRQLHIKQVAMQVKGEVNNITHQKYDVVRYFPMPGRSWKISLLFNNL; encoded by the coding sequence TTGAAGACTGCTTTTATCACATATGCATTCCTTGGCGTCTGGCTGTTATGGCCGGCTATACTTTTTGCGCAACAGCAAGACAGTGTAAAAACGTTGGAAAAAGTAACGGTAGGTTCTCAGAAAAAGAAACAAACCTTCACGGCTATTACGCCTGCGCAATCATTAAGCCGGCAAACCCTTCAACAAATCAATGCGCCTACGGTAGGCGATGCGGCCCGGTTCTTCTCTGGTGTACTGGTAAAAGATTATGGCGGTGTTGGTGGCCTGAAAACCGTTTCGGTAAGAAGCCTGGGTGCTGAACATACCGGTATCACGTACGATGGCATCCCCGTGTCTGATGCGCAAACCGGGCAAATAGACCTGAGCAAGTACTCGGTGACCTTTGTGCAAAGCATCGATCTGCAACAGGCGAATGCACAAACTATGCTGCAGCCCGCGCGGGCCTATGCCTCCGCTGCCATGCTGTCTATTAACACCCTTTCATTTTCAACCGAAGCCCTGCAACACAATCGTTGGCAGGCGGGCCTGAAGGCTGGCTCCTTTGGTTTATGGCAACCTGCTGCCGGCATGAACCTGGTATTGCCCAAACACATGGCCATTGGGGTAAATGCAGAAGGCATTGTTTCAAAGGGAAATTATCCGTATTATCTCGATAATGGTACTTCCTCAACACACGCCAAACGTCAGAATACTGATGTGAAATCTTTTCAGGGCGAAGTGAATTTGTTGAAACAGTTTGCCGACAGCGCCACCTGGCAGGTAAAATTGTCGGGGTATAACAGCAGCCGCGGCTTACCGGGCACGGTGGTTTTTTATAACGACCGGTCTGCGCAGCATTTGTGGAATGAAGACTATTATTTACAAAGCCGCTACCGGAAATATTTCAATCATAACAAAACGGGGTTACTGGTGTCTGCAAAGGCCACCCGCAGCTATACCCGGTACATCGATCCGGATTATTTGAATAATACCAACGGGCTCGATAACCGGTTTACCCAATACGAATATTACGCCAGTGCCGCATTGAGTCAGCTGATAGGGGAACGTTTAACAGCCTCCGCCTCGTCAGATGCGGCGTATATGAAGCTGAACTCCAATATGGCCGATTTTGTGTATCCTACCCGTAAAAGCTTTTGGAACAACGTGGCGTTGAATTATGCCCGCCCGCTCTGGCAGCTCAATGGCTCAGCCTTGCTTACAACCATCAATGACCAGGTAAAAAGTGGCAAAGCCGCCGGCACCATCAATAAGTTAACACCTTCCTTCGCCTTTAATGGAAAGGTATCGGCGCAAAGCCCGTTTATGCTGCGCCTGTTTTATAAACATGTTTTCAGAATGCCCACTTTCAACGACCTGTATTACCGCATCATTGGCAATGTGTCGCTGCGGCCCGAATATGCACGGCAATACAATGCCGGCATTGTGTATGCATCGCCGGTGAAGGGCGTGGTAAAACACCTTAGCATCAGTGTGGATGCGTATTACAATTCAATAAAGGATAAAATAGTGGCCATTCCGGGGAAATACCTGTTTGGGTGGACGATGCTGAACCTGGGCAGGGTAAGCATCAAAGGGGTGGATGTATCCACTGAAGCAGATGGCGCTTTCAGTGAACAGGTAAGCTGGTTCACCCGCATGAGTTACACCTTTCAGCATGCGCTGGATGTTACTGACCCCGCTTCTGCTACCTGGAAGAACCGCATCCCGTATACACCCGATCACTCCGGTTCGGCATTGGCCAGTGTAAGCTACCGTAAATGGACGGCCGGTTACAGCCTGTTGTTTTCCGGGTTGCGGTATGTATTGGGTGAGAACAACGCCTACAACCAGGTGGAAGGGTGGGGCGTGCATGATGTGTTTGTTACCCGGCAGCTGCACATAAAACAGGTGGCCATGCAGGTAAAGGGCGAGGTAAATAATATTACCCATCAAAAGTATGACGTGGTACGGTATTTCCCAATGCCGGGCAGATCATGGAAAATAAGTTTGCTTTTTAATAATTTATAA
- a CDS encoding LytR/AlgR family response regulator transcription factor, whose product MNENVPAMLQCMVIDDEPLAIQLLVNHIGKVPFLQLAGTFNNPMEALLHINTNPIDLIFLDIQMPQLNGVQFMQLLQNRAQVIVTSAYDKYAIDGFEHNVVDYMIKPIAFERFYKAAEKAYNLKNPGQKAEQPKDAYPATGGYIFVKVETKMVRVELDDILFIEGLKNYVSIQTKTQRIITLQVMKQLEEILPPNRFVRVHKSYIIALDKITSIERQEITIKDRIIPIGITYQEQFFKLLETRKP is encoded by the coding sequence ATGAATGAAAATGTCCCTGCTATGTTGCAATGCATGGTAATAGACGACGAACCCCTTGCCATTCAGCTGCTGGTGAACCACATCGGCAAAGTGCCTTTTTTACAACTGGCCGGCACCTTTAACAACCCCATGGAGGCTTTGCTCCACATTAACACAAACCCCATCGACCTCATTTTCCTGGATATTCAAATGCCCCAGTTAAACGGCGTACAGTTTATGCAATTACTGCAAAACCGCGCCCAGGTAATTGTAACCTCTGCGTATGACAAATACGCCATCGATGGGTTTGAACACAATGTGGTGGACTATATGATAAAGCCCATTGCGTTTGAACGATTTTACAAGGCCGCTGAAAAGGCTTATAACCTGAAAAACCCGGGCCAGAAGGCAGAACAACCTAAAGACGCCTACCCTGCCACAGGCGGTTACATTTTTGTGAAGGTGGAAACCAAGATGGTGCGGGTAGAGCTGGACGATATTTTATTTATAGAAGGGCTGAAGAACTATGTATCCATTCAAACAAAAACCCAGCGCATTATTACCCTGCAGGTAATGAAGCAGCTGGAAGAAATATTGCCACCCAATCGCTTCGTACGGGTGCACAAGAGCTACATTATTGCGCTGGACAAGATCACTTCCATCGAGCGCCAGGAGATCACGATCAAAGACCGCATTATTCCTATTGGGATCACTTATCAGGAGCAGTTCTTTAAACTACTGGAGACGAGGAAACCCTAG
- a CDS encoding YncE family protein produces MKHNRIILFVSLLVIGITSCKKDKDDSSAPKVTTGVYVLSEGLWQQNNSMLSYYNNTTGVSSTDFFAKTNGGTGLGDTGNDMLIYGTKLYIVMNESGVVTVADAHTGVKITNISFKTAGNVNRQPRYVTSYKGKVLVSNWDGKVSVIDTTSLAIEKDINIGPNLEQMAILGDKLYVAVSGALNAVSDSTVSIVDLTTMTETKKITVGYNPGYMTSDEAGNLYISCGPDYAGLYKSRLVKVSTATNSVVKVADTAVGRIKYYNNALYAAASYYGVATVRKLSTTDFSQVSANFVTDGTKVMNPYNVNVDPANGDVYVTDAKDYKTSGEVFCFDKNGNKKFNFSTSPAINPSTIVFIK; encoded by the coding sequence ATGAAACACAACAGGATCATTTTGTTTGTATCCCTATTGGTAATTGGTATAACATCGTGTAAAAAAGATAAGGACGATTCGTCGGCGCCAAAAGTTACCACCGGGGTATATGTATTGAGCGAAGGACTGTGGCAGCAAAACAACAGCATGCTTTCGTATTACAATAACACTACCGGCGTTAGCAGTACCGATTTTTTCGCCAAAACAAACGGCGGTACCGGACTGGGCGATACGGGTAACGACATGTTGATCTATGGTACCAAACTGTATATTGTAATGAATGAATCAGGGGTGGTAACTGTTGCCGATGCGCATACAGGTGTAAAGATCACCAACATCAGTTTTAAAACCGCCGGCAATGTAAACCGTCAGCCACGTTATGTAACGTCTTATAAAGGCAAAGTATTGGTGTCTAACTGGGATGGTAAAGTTTCAGTGATCGATACCACCAGCCTGGCTATTGAAAAGGACATCAACATCGGGCCCAACCTGGAGCAAATGGCTATCCTGGGCGATAAATTATATGTGGCTGTTTCCGGTGCATTGAATGCCGTGAGCGATTCAACGGTTTCTATAGTAGACCTGACCACCATGACCGAAACTAAAAAAATAACCGTAGGCTATAACCCCGGCTATATGACTTCAGATGAGGCTGGTAATTTGTACATCTCCTGTGGACCTGATTATGCCGGTTTGTATAAATCAAGACTGGTTAAAGTAAGCACTGCCACCAATTCAGTTGTAAAAGTAGCTGATACCGCAGTAGGCCGCATCAAATACTATAACAATGCCCTGTATGCCGCGGCCAGTTATTATGGCGTAGCAACCGTACGTAAATTAAGCACCACCGATTTTTCCCAGGTGAGCGCCAACTTCGTTACCGATGGCACCAAAGTAATGAACCCGTATAATGTGAATGTAGATCCTGCCAATGGCGATGTATACGTTACCGATGCAAAAGATTACAAAACTTCAGGCGAGGTATTTTGCTTTGATAAGAATGGTAATAAGAAGTTTAACTTCTCAACTTCACCGGCAATTAATCCCAGTACGATAGTGTTTATTAAATAG